gtttcccagagtgctgggattacaggcataagccacggtgCCTAGTTGAGCTTGGGTAATTGAACCCAGCACTGCATATCAGTCTTTGGGCACCACTAGTCCTTAGCAGTGTGCTAACTGGCTAACAGCAGGCCTGAATTGGTGTGTGCTGGACACTGTCAAAGCTGATTTTGATCCACTGACGTTTTCTAATTTTCTAGGCTATCTTAGCAGCACAGAGAcgaggagaagatgtggagacTTCCAAGAAATGTAGGTACTTGTGTTTCCGCTTGCAAAATGAGGCTGTGTTGTGGGGTCTGTGTGCTGGTGGGTGTGGTGTGGGCGGTGCCCCCAGGGACGTTGTCAGCTGAATGCCTGCCTGCACTGGTGCTGGCCAGAGCCCTGGGAGGCAGCCATCTTCCCAGAGCAGCTCTGGTTGGCATGAGTACAGCTGCCTGTCCTCATAACTGAGAGAAAACTCTGGAAGTCCATGCCCTGAGGTGTGTGAACTTGGGACAGCCTGGGTTCCCATGTCCCCTTGGGCTCAGGCAGCCTCTGGGGTCTGGTTACCGCTCTGAAATGGTTTTTCTTCAGGTTAATTCCAAACTCTCTCTGCTTTTGCCTCACACCAACTCCAGGGGCTGCTGGCCAGAACAAACAACATTCTATCACCAAGAACACGGCCAAGCTGGACCGGGAGACGGAGGAGCTGCACCATGACAGGGTGACCCTGGAGGTGGGCAAGGTGATCCAGCAGGGTCGGCAGAGCAAGGGGCTTACACAGAAGGACCTGGCCACGGTGAGGCTGCGCCGGCTCTCACTCCTCCTGGGGTTGTGGGTTTGGGGAGGGGGATGGCCGGTGTTCAGATAGCACGGGGAGGGCGGGCTATCTGGTGCCCCTGCAGGGAATGCCTCAGGAAGCCAGGTCAGCCCGGCTCTCACTGCCTCTCGCACAAAACCCAGCTGCGTGTGGGTGCATACCCCAGGTGCCCCAGAAGCTGCTGTTCTCAGGCGATGCTCCGTGCCTGGTTTCACAGCAGTCCTAGTGGAGCCGATGTGTATAAAGCACATCTTCTCTTTAGAAAATCAATGAGAAGCCACAGGTGATCGCGGACTATGAGAGCGGACGGGCCATACCCAATAACCAGGTGCTGGGCAAAATCGAGCGGGCCATCGGTGAGTGTCCCTCCACCCTTCGCCGGGTCCGCTGGACAGGGAGGCTACCCGCTCCCGGCTGGGGTTGTTGAGAGCGGGACTCGGGAAGAAGATGGCCCTGGGGGTCCCGTTCTCTGAATTCTGGAGCTTTGCTTGACTGAGATGACAGACTGAGGGATGGTGGGGGCTctgcaggcctcaggaaaccccTAAGAGCAAAGTGGAGTCCCACTCCCTTCCCCTTGCCAGTTCCCATCAGCCTGTGCTGTTGGCCATGGTTCTCTGAGCCTGAGCACAGCGGGTCTGGGCCCTGTCAGCATGGGGCCGGAAGCCAGTTCCGCAGAGGACCCCGGCTCTGGTTCTTCTGGAGAGGGGTGTTCATGCCCTGCTGTCTAAGATGATCAGACTCATCCCCTTCAAAATTAGATGTGAGAACCAGGAGTGCTCGCGTGCTGAGAGCCCAGTGAGGCACGGGAGCAGCGTGGGCCCCCTTCCCTGGGAAGATGTTGAAGAGGGGCAGcgtggtggggaggagggagctggCACTGCAGTGGCCAGTGGCTATGGCTCATTTCAGGCCTCAAGCTCCGGGGAAAGGACATTGGAAAGCCCATCGAGAAGGGGCCTAGGGCGAAATGAACACAAAGCCTCGAAATCAGTGCGCTCCAGCTGATCTCGTTCCGCCGGTTCCCCTTGGCCGCCAGCACCGCCGTGGGTCTCCTCACGGGCCAAACGGAACAAGGGGTCCAGCTTGTGGGGGACCCTCCCCAGCCCATTCCTgctgtcaaacaaacaaaaccttgcaAAGCGTTGGGTTCTGCTGACTGTTTTTCTCCCTGCGTCGCGTTCCTCAGATCAGGGTGCAGAACTCCGCCTTCCTGTCCTAGGGTGTCTGCCCAGTAGCGGTTGTGGCtcagaggcctcagggagctctgAGCAACACCTTATACAAGGGTGAGGGGTGGAGGCCCGAGGTGCGGAAGGAAGAGGAGCAGTGTCACTGGGCGCTGCTTTCTCTGATGCAGCTCTAAAGAGAAGCTGGGGAAAGTTCCTGCCCCTGGTGCCGGGGCCAGATCATCCGGTCCTGCTGTCAGCTCCCAGGCCCCTAGTTGTGGGGAAAGCTGGTGAATTTTCATCGCTGATGCCCGGGAGTGGGCTGCCAGGTGGGGCTCTGAAGGTCTCCCTGCAGGGCCATTTCCTCTTCGCCCATCTGCGTGGACAGTTAGCGGGCACCGGTCAGCCCCACGGCACCTGAAGATGGACGGCGCTAGCCGTGCCCGACTGCCACCCTCTGCTGGGAGTTAGTTCCCAGGGCGGACGGGAGCCCAGCGGCTGACGAGGGTGCTGTGCTGTGCCCTCCAGCACTGCATGGCTCCTGGGGGCAGATGTGTGTTCATGAGGCAGGGTAGGGCTTTCCTGTGGGCAGGAGGGGGGCCTGGCTGCACAGGTCTGGGTATCGCTACCCTCCCTGGGGACAGCCACCCACAGCCAGGCCTCAGAGGCCACAAGACCGGGCCCTCACCATGGGGCTGTGCCCGAGTCACCCACATGGAGGAGCAGAGCTCTGGGAGCTGAGGTTAGTGACGTTGACCCTGCGTTAGGGCGGCAGTCCTCTGCTGGTGCCCCAGGCCAGGTGACAGCTTCACAGGGTCACTCTCCCACTCAGGCGAGGGGGCCAAAGGGAAGGGCTCAGCCGCAGCCCTGAGGCACCTGGTTACCTGGGCACTGTGACCCACAGTCTTCGGGCACCCGGTGACCTGGGCACTGTGACCCACAGCCCCTGGGGCAGCTCAGGCCTGTACCACAGACAGTGGGCCCAGCTGGGGCACTTCTCCCCTCCAGGCCTGCTCCATGCACCCTGTCCCCCAGGGGTCATCTCCTCTGCATGCCCCTGATGCTGTGGGTCAGTTTCACTGTTgtcctcaatagatgcagagccCCTAGCTGGTAGGGCCTGCCCCGGCCCTTGTCCTGGGTGGGTCTGTGTCCTGATAAGAGAGGGTCCCCTTGTCTCTGGTTCCTGAGCTGCATCCAGAAGCAAGCAGGCGCCCCTAGCACGTCACTTAacactgcagcccccaccctcACTGGCTGGTAAAGTGTGGACACACTGACTTCACCCTGGGAGCTTGGGCTGCCCTCATGGGCCAAGGTGTTTATTCACAGAGCAACAGAGTcagcacagggcagggaacaccCAGGCCTCAGCATGTCCTAGCCTGGGCAGGGCAGTTGTCCCGGTCCCTGGCTAGGGTCTGAACAAGTGCTGGATGTCACGTGAGGAAGCGGGGCCTTGTCTGGCGTGGTCTATGGATCGCTGGTGACAGAGGCCGGGAGGGTGACACCATcctaggaggaggaagaggagctcgCTCGcttgctttctttccctccctccctcccttccttccttctttccttccttccttccttccttccttccttcttcctctctttctctctttcctttctttcctttcttctttctttcctgagacggagttgcGCTCTTGTcaaccaggatggagtgcagtggcacgatcttggctcactgcaacccctgcctccctggttcaagtgattatcctgcctcagcctcccgagtagttgggattacaggttcctgccaccatacccagcttattttttgtatttttagtagagacggggtttcaccatgttgggcaggctggtctcaaactcctgacctcaggtgatccacccacctcaacctcccaaaagtgctgggattacaggtgtgagccaccgcccccggccaagGAGGAGGAGCTTTGACAGTGGCggctgggagaggcagggcagggagggcaaGGATGGGCCTTGCAGAGGTGGGGGCTCCTCCCTGGGGGGTTGTGTCCCACCACTGCCCGCCCTCCAGGGTCACAGCTGAGCAGAGGCTCCTGCCCACTCATCCCCAGGGGATCCTACCGCATTGAAAAGGATGTTGTCAAAGCTGGGGGCTGTGGCTTCTGTGTTGCTCTGGAAGGGGCAGCTCCCCCTCTTCTGTAGCCAGCGCCGTCCCCCAAGTCCCAGCAGCACCAGGAGAATGAGCAATAGGAGCATACTGCCAACCGCAGCTGGCACAGACACGGGTGCGGCTGTGTCCCCTGTGGGCCATAGGGACACGTGAGGCCTCCAAAGCAGCCCTCAGTTCTGGTGTCCGGGTCCAGCCCCCACATCTGAGGTTAAGGAGGAAGCCTGGGGCTGCCTGGTCCCCTCAGCCTCTGCTGGCTCCAGGGGTTCACCCCTATTTCAAAGGCAGAGGGCATTGGTTCTGCTACCACAAGGACGGGGCCTGGCAGGCGGCTGCTGTTTGCAGACTTGGTGGGGCTCATGGCCCAGGCGAGATTCTTTCCCTCACCAAGTGAGAACAGTCAGTGGCTGCCCTGACCCGGCTGGCGGCTCCTCCAGGATGGACCTTGCCCTGGGTGTGGGCACAGGGAGCACAGAGGCCACAGCCAGGCAGGTCAGGCCCCAGAGGCTGCACCCCAGGGACAGCCCAGCCCAGGCAGCGGCCCCAGGGGTGAGCAGGGCAGAGTGGGGAGGGCACAGGGCCTGGGCCTGGCAGCTCTCTTGTCCTGTCTGGGTGCAGCATGCTCGCAGCTCCTGGGAGCACACGCTGGTAAGCCTGGCAAACCCCAAGCCGGGCTGGCCCCCTGGGCCCTCCTCCGTGCCTCCACTGCAGCCCAGGGCTCACCCAGGCTGGGGGCAGGCTGCTGGCAATGCTGCCCGGCCAGATACTCCACGTCATCCAGGGCAATGGGCCCCAGCGCTGGCTGGCCGCCCAGAGTGGCTTCAAACACGATCTGATGGGGAAGGAAAGGAGTCTGTGTGGGCcctgggtggaggaggaggaggctcctGGCCCACAGCTGACCTCACCTGGAACTCCTTGGTGCTGGCTACCTCCACCTGGGCCTCCAGCCACTGGTGCCGCCGATGCCCGCCTGTGCCCCACACAGCCAGCTGGCCCTGGGCACTGTGCAGCAGCACCTTCAGCTCCCCCTTGTCTGAGAGCAGGGCCAGGGTCTGTCAGGCCTGGGGTCCTGGGGCTCCTGCACGCCTAACCAGGGGCGGGCTGGGGAGGCCACCTCCCCACCTCTGCTCCTGGACCCCTGCTGCCCCCATTGCCTAGGCACCCACTGGCCCAGCCGGACTCACAGAAGTGCTCAGGAAAGTCCATGTGGTACCAGAAGCGgaggcaggaggctggggtggctggCAGAAGCTCGCTGCGCAGCCAGGCGGCCCGGCCCCCGGGGCCCAGCACGCCAGTTTCAAAGAAGGCAAAGTGGCCTGGGAACAAGAGGAGGCTGATGCCCAGCTGATGGGCAGAGCCAGCCCTCAGGGCCCGAGCAGAGGCTGGGTGAACAGGGCCTCCTCTGGATGGGGCATGTACTCTGTGGGTGGGCAGCAGGAGGCCAGGTGGCTATGTGTGCCTCCCCACGTGGCTCCAGTGGGCACGTACCTGCCTCTGTGCCCAGGGTGTGGTCCACACGGGGCTGGGGGTAACGAGAGGGGGTGGCTCCGCCGCCCCAGTCCCAGCTGTATCTGCCCAGGCCGGGCCAGGCCAGGTGGCTCCAGCCACACAGGCCAGACTCAAAATCACAGGAACCTGCAGGACATGGGTGGGTGAGTGGTGCTGCCCCATGGCCCAAGCCCTGGGCACCACCACTACGAAGGGAAAGGGCTAGGCAGGCGCCCCAGAGCAGGGCTGAGGCCACAGCAGGGCTCCCACCTGGCTGAGGGCAGGGCCCGTCCTGGAGGAGCAGATCATCCAGAGCCACGTAGGAGTGTGCCACGTCTGCAGCCACTGCCTCAAACACCACCTGGTGGGTGCAGGGCAGGGCAGCCTCAGCGGGTCCAGGCAGCCctcgggggagggggaggggcacccCACCCTGCACTCACCCTCCAGGCTTGCTTGGCCTGCACGTCCACGCTGCCCAGGCGCCAGGCAAGCCCGCCGTGGGCACTGAGGCTGAGCACCTGGTGCCTCCCGCTCTCCTCCAGGTAGACCCGCAGGGTGCCTGCCAGCAGGGGCAGCCCAGGTCAGCAGTGTGGGGAGAGCATCTGCAGGCCCTGGTCTGAGCTCCCAGGCTACCGGCCTGGCGGGCGCAAGAGGCTCCCCAGTGGCCTCAGCACAAGGCTGGTGGGAACACCAGGCCAAGCTTCGCTGAGCCCACTGGGGCCCCCTCCCAAAGTCCCTCACCTGGGCTGTGGAGGCTCCCGTGGTACCAGAAGGTCAGACAAGCAGGCTGGGCCAGGGGCCTGTGCTCCTTGGAGGTCAGGGAGGCCGTCTGGCCCCGGGGCAGTGCATCTGGGCTTGTGTCCACCAGCATGTAGTGCCCTGGAGGTGCTATAGCATCAGCCTGCCAGCCCCTGGCCAACCCCTCAATCCCTGCCCCTGCCAGGCCCCCATACCTTGGGCCGTCTCAGTGGTATGATCTGTTGGGGGGCCCCAGGCAGCATGGCCCGAGGCATTGGCCTGCCGCCTCCAGAGACCCTGGCCTCCAGGGGAGAAGCCGCAGTCCGAGTCCTCAAAGGAGCAGTCATTAGGGGCCCAGCAGGGGCCCGGCCGCACGGCCACATCGTCCAGCGCCATGGTGCCGTGGTATCCATCCCGGAGGCCCTCGAACAGcagctgggggtggagggtgtCAGCTGGCCAGGGGCCCTGCCCTATCCTCCCACTCGGGTGCCAGGCCTCACCTGGTACTGGGCACGGGAGCCAGGCTGGTGAGAAAGGGTGGCCCAGGCCTCGTGCCAGCGGTTGCCCTGGGTGCCCGACCGCGACCACAGGTGTATCTCCTCCCCTTCCCGTCTCATGGCTAGGCGCAGAGTCCCTGCAGGGAGGGCACCAGTCCATAACTGACCTCTCCCCTGTGCCTCGATGGGTGTCAGAGCGGGGGACTCTGAACCCCCGGAGGCCTCCCCACAGGCCCTGCCCTGCTCCCAGGTCTGCTCACCAATCTGGGGCCCATGGAGGTGGTACCAGAAGCTGAGACACTCCGTGGGCGCTGCTGGCACCTGGGGCCTGGAGAGCAGGTGGGCGCTGTGGCCCCAGGCCAGGGGGTCTGTGGGGTCCAGGAGCACAAAGTGGCCTGCAGGGGCATGGGGCTGTGCTGCAGAGATGCCCCTCTCCCGTCTGAAAGCCACCCCCAGTCTGAGCGCCCATCCTACCTTGGCCTGTGGTGTGGTCATGGTCAGGGCCGCGGCTCTCCACCCAGCGCCAGTGTGTGTCTGAGAGGTGGCCTGGGTACCAGCTGCATGTGTCCCGCTCAAAGTTACAGGAGacctctgggggtggggccaggtggcGTCACAcaccttcccccctccccctccagaGCCCTGAGAAGGTGGAAGCTCCAGGGTCCCTGGAGGGGTGTAAGGGGAGcacccaggtgggagtgaggATGGGCAGCAGGAACCTCTGTCTCTCTCGGTGGTCACTGTGGGGCTACAGTCCCTCAGGGTCACGTTGTCCACCCC
The nucleotide sequence above comes from Symphalangus syndactylus isolate Jambi chromosome 3, NHGRI_mSymSyn1-v2.1_pri, whole genome shotgun sequence. Encoded proteins:
- the EDF1 gene encoding endothelial differentiation-related factor 1 isoform X3 is translated as MAESDWDTVTVLRKKGPTAAQAKSKQAILAAQRRGEDVETSKKWAAGQNKQHSITKNTAKLDRETEELHHDRVTLEVGKVIQQGRQSKGLTQKDLATKINEKPQVIADYESGRAIPNNQVLGKIERAIDVRTRSARVLRAQ
- the EDF1 gene encoding endothelial differentiation-related factor 1 isoform X1, which encodes MAESDWDTVTVLRKKGPTAAQAKSKQAILAAQRRGEDVETSKKWAAGQNKQHSITKNTAKLDRETEELHHDRVTLEVGKVIQQGRQSKGLTQKDLATKINEKPQVIADYESGRAIPNNQVLGKIERAIGECPSTLRRVRWTGRLPAPGWGC
- the EDF1 gene encoding endothelial differentiation-related factor 1 isoform X2; amino-acid sequence: MAESDWDTVTVLRKKGPTAAQAKSKQAILAAQRRGEDVETSKKWAAGQNKQHSITKNTAKLDRETEELHHDRVTLEVGKVIQQGRQSKGLTQKDLATKINEKPQVIADYESGRAIPNNQVLGKIERAIGLKLRGKDIGKPIEKGPRAK
- the EDF1 gene encoding endothelial differentiation-related factor 1 isoform X4, with protein sequence MAESDWDTVTVLRKKGPTAAQAKSKQAILAAQRRGEDVETSKKWAAGQNKQHSITKNTAKLDRETEELHHDRVTLEVGKKINEKPQVIADYESGRAIPNNQVLGKIERAIGLKLRGKDIGKPIEKGPRAK
- the EDF1 gene encoding endothelial differentiation-related factor 1 isoform X5 → MAESDWDTVTVLRKKGPTAAQAKSKQAILAAQRRGEDVETSKKWAAGQNKQHSITKNTAKLDRETEELHHDRVTLEKINEKPQVIADYESGRAIPNNQVLGKIERAIGLKLRGKDIGKPIEKGPRAK